The Primulina eburnea isolate SZY01 chromosome 13, ASM2296580v1, whole genome shotgun sequence genome includes a region encoding these proteins:
- the LOC140808967 gene encoding ATP-dependent Clp protease proteolytic subunit-related protein 1, chloroplastic, translated as MAASSSLLLSPISSTAIENRDLFSNYAASFLRNSKVVFVAKPRSAASRRCGFMSPVAQKSYDHIPKQFRQENLKDGLMDNYKNTPQYLYGLTTSQMDMFMTEDSPVRRQAEKVTEESISSACNYLNNGGMWSLSGVDERGPSKYSMSVSMYRGGGRGSGRPRTAPPDLPSLLLDARIVYLGMPIVPAVTELIVAQFMWLDYDSPTKPIYLYINSSGTQDEKMETVGSETEAYAIADTMAYCKADVYTVNCGMAYGQAAMLLSLGAKGYRALQPNSSTKLYLPKVSKSSGSVIDMWLKAKELDANTESYIELLAKGIGKPKEELEKDIQRPKYFRAQEAINYGIADKIIDSEDAAFEKRNYDELLAMRRAAGVGPQASPSGFR; from the exons ATGGCTGCTTCATCTTCTCTACTGCTGTCACCTATTTCATCCACAGCCATAGAAAATCGAGATTTGTTTAGCAACTATGCTGCCTCTTTTCTGCGTAATTCGAAGGTCGTATTCGTTGCCAAGCCAAGAAGCGCCGCCTCGAGGAGATGCGGGTTCATGTCCCCGGTGGCGCAGAAATCGTACGACCACATACCTAAACAGTTCAGACAGGAAAATCTCAAGGATGGAT TGATGGACAATTACAAAAACACACCTCAGTATCTTTATGGCCTCACAACTTCACAGATGGACATGTTCATGACCGAAGATAGTCCTGTCCGCCGGCAGGCTGAAAAAGTCACGGAG GAAAGTATTTCATCAGCCTGCAATTATTTGAATAATGGCGGAATGTGGAGTTTGAGTGGTGTTGATGAAAGAGGTCCCTCAAAATACAGCATGTCTGTCAGCATGTACCGCGGAGGTGGTAGAGGATCTGGAAGGCCTAGAACTGCTCCTCCTGACTTGCCTTCGTTACTTTTAGATGCTCGAATTGTGTATCTGGGCATGCCA ATTGTACCTGCTGTTACGGAGCTTATCGTTGCACAGTTTATGTGGTTAGATTATGACAGCCCAACAAAACCAATTTATCTATACATTAATTCATCAGGAACCCAG GATGAAAAGATGGAAACTGTTGGATCAGAAACTGAGGCCTACGCAATTGCTGACACCATGGCA TACTGTAAAGCAGATGTCTATACCGTAAACTGTGGAATGGCATATGGTCAAGCAGCAATGCTTCTATCTCTTGGAGCAAAAGGATATCGAGCATTACAACCGAACTCATCCA CAAAATTATATCTTCCTAAAGTCAGCAAATCAAGTGGATCCGTCATAGATATGTGGCTTAAG GCCAAAGAGCTAGACGCAAACACAGAATCCTACATCGAGCTTTTAGCCAAGGGGATTGGAAAGCCAAAAGAAGAACTTGAGAAGGACATCCAACGCCCAAAGTATTTCCGAGCTCAGGAGGCTATCAACTATGGCATTGCTGACAAGATCATCGACTCTGAAGATGCTGCCTTTGAGAAACGG AACTATGACGAATTGTTGGCAATGAGAAGAGCAGCTGGGGTTGGTCCTCAGGCATCCCCCTCCGGATTTAGGTGA
- the LOC140808965 gene encoding vacuolar-sorting receptor 3-like isoform X3 has product MGCSTRSKGRILLGILLLIFSEFVVGRFVVEKNSLRVTSPDSIKGIHDSAIGNFGIPQYGGSLAGTAVYPKENKKGCKSFDDFGISFKDKAGALPNFVLVDRGDCFFALKVWNAQNAGAAAVLVADNIDEPLITMNSPEEAGASAKYISNITIPSALIDKSFGENLKNAISSGDMVNVNLDWREAVPHPDDRVEYELWTNSNDECGVKCDMMIEFVKDFKGVAQVLEKGGYTKFTPHYITWYCPQAFTISRQCKSQCINQGRYCAPDPEQDFSSGYEGKDVVLENLRQLCVFRLANETEKPWLWWNYVNDFQIRCPMKEKKYNKECADSVISSLGLDLKKIEKCMGDSNADSDNPVLKEEQDAQVGKGSRGDVTILPTLMVNDRQYRGKLERGAVLKAICSGFEETTEPSVCLSGDVETNECLDNNGGCWQDKTSNFTACKDTFRGRVCECPIVNGVQFKGDGYNSCVASGPGRCKLGNGGCWHENRNGITFSACVDNEDGKCACPSGFKGDGVKSCGDIDECLEKKACQCPECSCKNTWGSYECTCGKDLLYIRDHDTCISKRATGEKFSWVAVWLILIALAMAAGGAYLVYRYRWRSYMDSEVRAIMAQYMPLDSHPSTETSQRTFKNLSFVQLNFHL; this is encoded by the exons ATGGGTTGTTCCACAAGATCAAAAGGTAGAATCTTGCTGGggattttgcttctgattttcTCAGAATTCGTTGTGGGTCGGTTCGTGGTGGAGAAGAACAGTTTAAGGGTGACTTCACCGGACAGCATAAAGGGTATACATGACAGTGCCATTGGCAACTTCGGGATTCCACAATATGGTGGGAGCTTGGCTGGAACTGCGGTGTATCCAAAAGAGAATAAGAAAGGGTGtaaaagttttgatgattttgggATTTCTTTCAAGGACAAGGCTGGAGCTTTGCCTAACTTTGTTCTTGTTGATCGTGGAG ATTGCTTTTTTGCTTTAAAGGTTTGGAATGCTCAGAATGCCGGTGCAGCTGCAGTTCTAGTTGCTGATAACATTGATGAACCATTGATAACCATGAACTCACCTGAAGAAGCTGGTGCATCCGCAAAATATATTTCGAACATAACAATACCGTCTGCGCTGATCGATAAAAGTTTTGGTGAGAATTTAAAGAATGCAATCAGCAGCGGCGACATGGTGAACGTGAATCTTGACTGGAGAGAAGCTGTTCCCCATCCAGACGATCGAGTGGAATATGAACTGTGGACTAACAGCAACGATGAGTGTGGAGTTAAGTGTGATATGATGATCGAGTTTGTGAAGGATTTTAAGGGTGTGGCTCAAGTCCTTGAAAAAGGTGGTTACACTAAATTTACGCCTCATTATATAACTTGGTATTGTCCTCAGGCGTTCACTATAAGTAGGCAGTGTAAGTCTCAGTGCATCAACCAAGGACGATATTGTGCTCCAGATCCTGAACAAGATTTTAGCTCTGGTTATGAAGGAAAAGACGTTGTTCTTGAAAACTTGAGACAGCTATGTGTGTTTAGATTAGCCAATGAGACCGAAAAGCCATGGTTATGGTGGAACTATGTTAATGATTTCCAAATTAGATGCCCCATGAAGGAGAAAAAATACAACAAGGAATGTGCTGACAGTGTTATCAGCTCATTAG GGCTTGATCTTAAAAAGATTGAAAAATGCATGGGTGACTCTAATGCTGATTCGGACAATCCTGTTTTAAAAGAAGAGCAAGATGCTCAA GTTGGAAAAGGGTCCCGTGGTGATGTAACCATATTGCCTACCCTAATGGTGAATGATCGGCAATATCGAG GTAAACTGGAGAGAGGCGCAGTTTTGAAGGCTATATGTTCCGGTTTCGAGGAGACTACAGAGCCGTCTGTTTGTTTGAGTGGTG ATGTTGAAACAAATGAGTGCTTAGATAATAATGGTGGCTGCTGGCAAGACAAGACGTCTAATTTTACGGCTTGCAAG GACACATTTCGAGGAAGGGTGTGTGAATGCCCTATCGTGAATGGTGTGCAGTTTAAGGGTGATGGCTACAACTCTTGCGTTG CAAGTGGACCTGGGAGGTGCAAGTTGGGCAATGGAGGCTGTTGGCACGAAAACAGAAATGGAATCACTTTCTCTGCTTGTGTG GATAACGAGGATGGAAAATGCGCGTGTCCTTCAGGGTTTAAAGGAGATGGTGTTAAAAGCTGTGGAG ATATTGACGAATGCCTGGAGAAGAAAGCTTGTCAATGCCCTGAATGCAGCTGCAAGAATACGTGGGGAAGTTACGAATGCACTTGTGGCAAAGATCTTTTGTATATCAGGGACCATGATACCTGCATAA GTAAGAGGGCTACTGGTGAGAAGTTTTCCTGGGTGGCCGTTTGGCTTATTTTGATTGCATTGGCCATGGCTGCCGGCGGAGCATATCTTGTTTACCGATATAGGTGGAGG TCGTATATGGACTCGGAGGTAAGGGCTATAATGGCGCAATACATGCCTCTAGACAGCCA CCCATCAACAGAAACATCGCAACGTACTTTCAAAAACCTATCTTTTGTTCAGCTTAATTTTCATTTATGA
- the LOC140808965 gene encoding vacuolar-sorting receptor 3-like isoform X1, with protein sequence MGCSTRSKGRILLGILLLIFSEFVVGRFVVEKNSLRVTSPDSIKGIHDSAIGNFGIPQYGGSLAGTAVYPKENKKGCKSFDDFGISFKDKAGALPNFVLVDRGDCFFALKVWNAQNAGAAAVLVADNIDEPLITMNSPEEAGASAKYISNITIPSALIDKSFGENLKNAISSGDMVNVNLDWREAVPHPDDRVEYELWTNSNDECGVKCDMMIEFVKDFKGVAQVLEKGGYTKFTPHYITWYCPQAFTISRQCKSQCINQGRYCAPDPEQDFSSGYEGKDVVLENLRQLCVFRLANETEKPWLWWNYVNDFQIRCPMKEKKYNKECADSVISSLGNRTCLSSQIICLHVMFILFHFWCIPGLDLKKIEKCMGDSNADSDNPVLKEEQDAQVGKGSRGDVTILPTLMVNDRQYRGKLERGAVLKAICSGFEETTEPSVCLSGDVETNECLDNNGGCWQDKTSNFTACKDTFRGRVCECPIVNGVQFKGDGYNSCVASGPGRCKLGNGGCWHENRNGITFSACVDNEDGKCACPSGFKGDGVKSCGDIDECLEKKACQCPECSCKNTWGSYECTCGKDLLYIRDHDTCISKRATGEKFSWVAVWLILIALAMAAGGAYLVYRYRWRSYMDSEVRAIMAQYMPLDSQHEVPSHQK encoded by the exons ATGGGTTGTTCCACAAGATCAAAAGGTAGAATCTTGCTGGggattttgcttctgattttcTCAGAATTCGTTGTGGGTCGGTTCGTGGTGGAGAAGAACAGTTTAAGGGTGACTTCACCGGACAGCATAAAGGGTATACATGACAGTGCCATTGGCAACTTCGGGATTCCACAATATGGTGGGAGCTTGGCTGGAACTGCGGTGTATCCAAAAGAGAATAAGAAAGGGTGtaaaagttttgatgattttgggATTTCTTTCAAGGACAAGGCTGGAGCTTTGCCTAACTTTGTTCTTGTTGATCGTGGAG ATTGCTTTTTTGCTTTAAAGGTTTGGAATGCTCAGAATGCCGGTGCAGCTGCAGTTCTAGTTGCTGATAACATTGATGAACCATTGATAACCATGAACTCACCTGAAGAAGCTGGTGCATCCGCAAAATATATTTCGAACATAACAATACCGTCTGCGCTGATCGATAAAAGTTTTGGTGAGAATTTAAAGAATGCAATCAGCAGCGGCGACATGGTGAACGTGAATCTTGACTGGAGAGAAGCTGTTCCCCATCCAGACGATCGAGTGGAATATGAACTGTGGACTAACAGCAACGATGAGTGTGGAGTTAAGTGTGATATGATGATCGAGTTTGTGAAGGATTTTAAGGGTGTGGCTCAAGTCCTTGAAAAAGGTGGTTACACTAAATTTACGCCTCATTATATAACTTGGTATTGTCCTCAGGCGTTCACTATAAGTAGGCAGTGTAAGTCTCAGTGCATCAACCAAGGACGATATTGTGCTCCAGATCCTGAACAAGATTTTAGCTCTGGTTATGAAGGAAAAGACGTTGTTCTTGAAAACTTGAGACAGCTATGTGTGTTTAGATTAGCCAATGAGACCGAAAAGCCATGGTTATGGTGGAACTATGTTAATGATTTCCAAATTAGATGCCCCATGAAGGAGAAAAAATACAACAAGGAATGTGCTGACAGTGTTATCAGCTCATTAGGTAACCGTACATGTCTTTCATCACAAATTATCTGTCTTCATGTCATGTTTATTTTGTTTCATTTTTGGTGCATACCAGGGCTTGATCTTAAAAAGATTGAAAAATGCATGGGTGACTCTAATGCTGATTCGGACAATCCTGTTTTAAAAGAAGAGCAAGATGCTCAA GTTGGAAAAGGGTCCCGTGGTGATGTAACCATATTGCCTACCCTAATGGTGAATGATCGGCAATATCGAG GTAAACTGGAGAGAGGCGCAGTTTTGAAGGCTATATGTTCCGGTTTCGAGGAGACTACAGAGCCGTCTGTTTGTTTGAGTGGTG ATGTTGAAACAAATGAGTGCTTAGATAATAATGGTGGCTGCTGGCAAGACAAGACGTCTAATTTTACGGCTTGCAAG GACACATTTCGAGGAAGGGTGTGTGAATGCCCTATCGTGAATGGTGTGCAGTTTAAGGGTGATGGCTACAACTCTTGCGTTG CAAGTGGACCTGGGAGGTGCAAGTTGGGCAATGGAGGCTGTTGGCACGAAAACAGAAATGGAATCACTTTCTCTGCTTGTGTG GATAACGAGGATGGAAAATGCGCGTGTCCTTCAGGGTTTAAAGGAGATGGTGTTAAAAGCTGTGGAG ATATTGACGAATGCCTGGAGAAGAAAGCTTGTCAATGCCCTGAATGCAGCTGCAAGAATACGTGGGGAAGTTACGAATGCACTTGTGGCAAAGATCTTTTGTATATCAGGGACCATGATACCTGCATAA GTAAGAGGGCTACTGGTGAGAAGTTTTCCTGGGTGGCCGTTTGGCTTATTTTGATTGCATTGGCCATGGCTGCCGGCGGAGCATATCTTGTTTACCGATATAGGTGGAGG TCGTATATGGACTCGGAGGTAAGGGCTATAATGGCGCAATACATGCCTCTAGACAGCCAGCACGAAGTTCCAAGTCACCAAAAATGA
- the LOC140808965 gene encoding vacuolar-sorting receptor 3-like isoform X2 gives MGCSTRSKGRILLGILLLIFSEFVVGRFVVEKNSLRVTSPDSIKGIHDSAIGNFGIPQYGGSLAGTAVYPKENKKGCKSFDDFGISFKDKAGALPNFVLVDRGDCFFALKVWNAQNAGAAAVLVADNIDEPLITMNSPEEAGASAKYISNITIPSALIDKSFGENLKNAISSGDMVNVNLDWREAVPHPDDRVEYELWTNSNDECGVKCDMMIEFVKDFKGVAQVLEKGGYTKFTPHYITWYCPQAFTISRQCKSQCINQGRYCAPDPEQDFSSGYEGKDVVLENLRQLCVFRLANETEKPWLWWNYVNDFQIRCPMKEKKYNKECADSVISSLGLDLKKIEKCMGDSNADSDNPVLKEEQDAQVGKGSRGDVTILPTLMVNDRQYRGKLERGAVLKAICSGFEETTEPSVCLSGDVETNECLDNNGGCWQDKTSNFTACKDTFRGRVCECPIVNGVQFKGDGYNSCVASGPGRCKLGNGGCWHENRNGITFSACVDNEDGKCACPSGFKGDGVKSCGDIDECLEKKACQCPECSCKNTWGSYECTCGKDLLYIRDHDTCISKRATGEKFSWVAVWLILIALAMAAGGAYLVYRYRWRSYMDSEVRAIMAQYMPLDSQHEVPSHQK, from the exons ATGGGTTGTTCCACAAGATCAAAAGGTAGAATCTTGCTGGggattttgcttctgattttcTCAGAATTCGTTGTGGGTCGGTTCGTGGTGGAGAAGAACAGTTTAAGGGTGACTTCACCGGACAGCATAAAGGGTATACATGACAGTGCCATTGGCAACTTCGGGATTCCACAATATGGTGGGAGCTTGGCTGGAACTGCGGTGTATCCAAAAGAGAATAAGAAAGGGTGtaaaagttttgatgattttgggATTTCTTTCAAGGACAAGGCTGGAGCTTTGCCTAACTTTGTTCTTGTTGATCGTGGAG ATTGCTTTTTTGCTTTAAAGGTTTGGAATGCTCAGAATGCCGGTGCAGCTGCAGTTCTAGTTGCTGATAACATTGATGAACCATTGATAACCATGAACTCACCTGAAGAAGCTGGTGCATCCGCAAAATATATTTCGAACATAACAATACCGTCTGCGCTGATCGATAAAAGTTTTGGTGAGAATTTAAAGAATGCAATCAGCAGCGGCGACATGGTGAACGTGAATCTTGACTGGAGAGAAGCTGTTCCCCATCCAGACGATCGAGTGGAATATGAACTGTGGACTAACAGCAACGATGAGTGTGGAGTTAAGTGTGATATGATGATCGAGTTTGTGAAGGATTTTAAGGGTGTGGCTCAAGTCCTTGAAAAAGGTGGTTACACTAAATTTACGCCTCATTATATAACTTGGTATTGTCCTCAGGCGTTCACTATAAGTAGGCAGTGTAAGTCTCAGTGCATCAACCAAGGACGATATTGTGCTCCAGATCCTGAACAAGATTTTAGCTCTGGTTATGAAGGAAAAGACGTTGTTCTTGAAAACTTGAGACAGCTATGTGTGTTTAGATTAGCCAATGAGACCGAAAAGCCATGGTTATGGTGGAACTATGTTAATGATTTCCAAATTAGATGCCCCATGAAGGAGAAAAAATACAACAAGGAATGTGCTGACAGTGTTATCAGCTCATTAG GGCTTGATCTTAAAAAGATTGAAAAATGCATGGGTGACTCTAATGCTGATTCGGACAATCCTGTTTTAAAAGAAGAGCAAGATGCTCAA GTTGGAAAAGGGTCCCGTGGTGATGTAACCATATTGCCTACCCTAATGGTGAATGATCGGCAATATCGAG GTAAACTGGAGAGAGGCGCAGTTTTGAAGGCTATATGTTCCGGTTTCGAGGAGACTACAGAGCCGTCTGTTTGTTTGAGTGGTG ATGTTGAAACAAATGAGTGCTTAGATAATAATGGTGGCTGCTGGCAAGACAAGACGTCTAATTTTACGGCTTGCAAG GACACATTTCGAGGAAGGGTGTGTGAATGCCCTATCGTGAATGGTGTGCAGTTTAAGGGTGATGGCTACAACTCTTGCGTTG CAAGTGGACCTGGGAGGTGCAAGTTGGGCAATGGAGGCTGTTGGCACGAAAACAGAAATGGAATCACTTTCTCTGCTTGTGTG GATAACGAGGATGGAAAATGCGCGTGTCCTTCAGGGTTTAAAGGAGATGGTGTTAAAAGCTGTGGAG ATATTGACGAATGCCTGGAGAAGAAAGCTTGTCAATGCCCTGAATGCAGCTGCAAGAATACGTGGGGAAGTTACGAATGCACTTGTGGCAAAGATCTTTTGTATATCAGGGACCATGATACCTGCATAA GTAAGAGGGCTACTGGTGAGAAGTTTTCCTGGGTGGCCGTTTGGCTTATTTTGATTGCATTGGCCATGGCTGCCGGCGGAGCATATCTTGTTTACCGATATAGGTGGAGG TCGTATATGGACTCGGAGGTAAGGGCTATAATGGCGCAATACATGCCTCTAGACAGCCAGCACGAAGTTCCAAGTCACCAAAAATGA
- the LOC140808966 gene encoding uncharacterized protein isoform X1 — protein MDRVLDDLLHKRGSTREGALSSIIYSFTVKCRSQIAGKNFATLMYRCLNSFKKASSKEIVLASRVLGLLAITIGCGDNAHELYKESVPIISQTFSSRNETFLLSVIDCLSIITFVGGNDFEETEASMQIMWNFINSRPIENVVERKHSDSILSAAISAWSLLLTTVDGWNINHNRWRGAIHFFMDLLEVEDRSISMAALEALALICEVGCLEKFDSDSSADNMSFIDKEKNISNQCSSKHELQQIVSNHAKRLVRLSDLDSSATKILKMNFSWDVLKVLEEGRFHKTNLKIGKHSMQLHTLSQLLQVKFLKQYLERGFITHMLENEFLHDVFNFTPRKQTADAGLYTSEREEVVIRVFVPEHRQSDSEDDSPRGNRPLNSALRKAKTQLLNKQRMLKGKELATFDD, from the exons ATGGATCGGGTTTTGGATGATTTACTCCACAAAAG GGGATCAACAAGGGAGGGAGCACTATCTTCGATTATTTACAGCTTTACTGTTAAATGTCGCAGCCAAATTGCTGGAAAAAA CTTTGCGACATTAATGTATAGATGCTTGAACTCTTTCAAGAAGGCGTCTTCCAAAGAGATTGTTTTAGCTTCTCGTGTCCTCG GACTCTTGGCAATAACAATAGGTTGTGGGGATAACGCACACGAACTTTACAAGGAGTCAGTTCCCATAATCTCACAAACATTCAGTTCTAGGAatgaaacatttttattatct GTGATCGACTGTTTGTCAATCATCACATTTGTTGGTGGAAATGATTTTGAGGAAACTGAAGCTTCCATGCAGATAATGTGGAACTTCATTAATTCCAGACCCATCGAAAAT GTTGTAGAAAGAAAACATTCAGATTCTATTCTGTCTGCTGCCATTTCTGCTTGGTCGCTTCTTCTGACGACAGTTGATGGCTGGAACATCAATCACAATCGCTGGAGAGG GGCAATACATTTTTTCATGGATCTACTAGAAGTGGAGGATCGATCCATTTCTATGGCAGCTCTGGAAGCCCTGGCTTTAATATGTGAAGTGGGAtgtcttgagaaatttgatAGTGATTCTTCTGCTGATAACATGAGTTTTATAGATAAAGAAAAGAACATATCAAATCAGTGTTCCTCTAAGCATGAGTTGCAACAAATTGTATCTAATCACGCCAAGAGACTTGTAAGACTAAGTGACCTCGACAGTTCAGCTACTAAAATTCTGAAGATGAACTTTTCGTGGGACGTTTTGAAAGTTTTGGAG GAAGGTCGTTTTCATAAAACTAATTTGAAGATTGGTAAACATAGCATGCAGTTACATACACTGTCCCAATTGCTGCAG GTCAAATTTCTCAAACAGTACCTGGAACGTGGATTCATAACGCACATGCTG GAAAATGAGTTTCTACATGATGTTTTCAACTTCACACCCAGAAAACAAACAGCAGATGCTGGATTGTACACTTCCGAAAGAGAAGAG GTTGTTATCCGGGTTTTTGTGCCTGAACATAGACAAAGTGACTCTGAAGATGACTCGCCA AGAGGTAACAGGCCATTGAACTCAGCTCTCCGCAAAGCAAAGACTCAGTTATTAAACAAGCAGCGGATGCTAAAAG GCAAAGAACTTGCAACATTCGATGATTAA
- the LOC140808966 gene encoding uncharacterized protein isoform X3 translates to MSQPNCWKKVIDCLSIITFVGGNDFEETEASMQIMWNFINSRPIENVVERKHSDSILSAAISAWSLLLTTVDGWNINHNRWRGAIHFFMDLLEVEDRSISMAALEALALICEVGCLEKFDSDSSADNMSFIDKEKNISNQCSSKHELQQIVSNHAKRLVRLSDLDSSATKILKMNFSWDVLKVLEEGRFHKTNLKIGKHSMQLHTLSQLLQVKFLKQYLERGFITHMLENEFLHDVFNFTPRKQTADAGLYTSEREEVVIRVFVPEHRQSDSEDDSPRGNRPLNSALRKAKTQLLNKQRMLKGKELATFDD, encoded by the exons ATGTCGCAGCCAAATTGCTGGAAAAAA GTGATCGACTGTTTGTCAATCATCACATTTGTTGGTGGAAATGATTTTGAGGAAACTGAAGCTTCCATGCAGATAATGTGGAACTTCATTAATTCCAGACCCATCGAAAAT GTTGTAGAAAGAAAACATTCAGATTCTATTCTGTCTGCTGCCATTTCTGCTTGGTCGCTTCTTCTGACGACAGTTGATGGCTGGAACATCAATCACAATCGCTGGAGAGG GGCAATACATTTTTTCATGGATCTACTAGAAGTGGAGGATCGATCCATTTCTATGGCAGCTCTGGAAGCCCTGGCTTTAATATGTGAAGTGGGAtgtcttgagaaatttgatAGTGATTCTTCTGCTGATAACATGAGTTTTATAGATAAAGAAAAGAACATATCAAATCAGTGTTCCTCTAAGCATGAGTTGCAACAAATTGTATCTAATCACGCCAAGAGACTTGTAAGACTAAGTGACCTCGACAGTTCAGCTACTAAAATTCTGAAGATGAACTTTTCGTGGGACGTTTTGAAAGTTTTGGAG GAAGGTCGTTTTCATAAAACTAATTTGAAGATTGGTAAACATAGCATGCAGTTACATACACTGTCCCAATTGCTGCAG GTCAAATTTCTCAAACAGTACCTGGAACGTGGATTCATAACGCACATGCTG GAAAATGAGTTTCTACATGATGTTTTCAACTTCACACCCAGAAAACAAACAGCAGATGCTGGATTGTACACTTCCGAAAGAGAAGAG GTTGTTATCCGGGTTTTTGTGCCTGAACATAGACAAAGTGACTCTGAAGATGACTCGCCA AGAGGTAACAGGCCATTGAACTCAGCTCTCCGCAAAGCAAAGACTCAGTTATTAAACAAGCAGCGGATGCTAAAAG GCAAAGAACTTGCAACATTCGATGATTAA
- the LOC140808966 gene encoding uncharacterized protein isoform X2, translating into MDRVLDDLLHKRGSTREGALSSIIYSFTVKCRSQIAGKNFATLMYRCLNSFKKASSKEIVLASRVLGLLAITIGCGDNAHELYKESVPIISQTFSSRNETFLLSVIDCLSIITFVGGNDFEETEASMQIMWNFINSRPIENVVERKHSDSILSAAISAWSLLLTTVDGWNINHNRWRGAIHFFMDLLEVEDRSISMAALEALALICEVGCLEKFDSDSSADNMSFIDKEKNISNQCSSKHELQQIVSNHAKRLVRLSDLDSSATKILKMNFSWDVLKVLEVVIRVFVPEHRQSDSEDDSPRGNRPLNSALRKAKTQLLNKQRMLKGKELATFDD; encoded by the exons ATGGATCGGGTTTTGGATGATTTACTCCACAAAAG GGGATCAACAAGGGAGGGAGCACTATCTTCGATTATTTACAGCTTTACTGTTAAATGTCGCAGCCAAATTGCTGGAAAAAA CTTTGCGACATTAATGTATAGATGCTTGAACTCTTTCAAGAAGGCGTCTTCCAAAGAGATTGTTTTAGCTTCTCGTGTCCTCG GACTCTTGGCAATAACAATAGGTTGTGGGGATAACGCACACGAACTTTACAAGGAGTCAGTTCCCATAATCTCACAAACATTCAGTTCTAGGAatgaaacatttttattatct GTGATCGACTGTTTGTCAATCATCACATTTGTTGGTGGAAATGATTTTGAGGAAACTGAAGCTTCCATGCAGATAATGTGGAACTTCATTAATTCCAGACCCATCGAAAAT GTTGTAGAAAGAAAACATTCAGATTCTATTCTGTCTGCTGCCATTTCTGCTTGGTCGCTTCTTCTGACGACAGTTGATGGCTGGAACATCAATCACAATCGCTGGAGAGG GGCAATACATTTTTTCATGGATCTACTAGAAGTGGAGGATCGATCCATTTCTATGGCAGCTCTGGAAGCCCTGGCTTTAATATGTGAAGTGGGAtgtcttgagaaatttgatAGTGATTCTTCTGCTGATAACATGAGTTTTATAGATAAAGAAAAGAACATATCAAATCAGTGTTCCTCTAAGCATGAGTTGCAACAAATTGTATCTAATCACGCCAAGAGACTTGTAAGACTAAGTGACCTCGACAGTTCAGCTACTAAAATTCTGAAGATGAACTTTTCGTGGGACGTTTTGAAAGTTTTGGAG GTTGTTATCCGGGTTTTTGTGCCTGAACATAGACAAAGTGACTCTGAAGATGACTCGCCA AGAGGTAACAGGCCATTGAACTCAGCTCTCCGCAAAGCAAAGACTCAGTTATTAAACAAGCAGCGGATGCTAAAAG GCAAAGAACTTGCAACATTCGATGATTAA